A DNA window from Luteolibacter luteus contains the following coding sequences:
- a CDS encoding peroxiredoxin, with product MNPLRALSAVAGLLALPFAAMAAEPIDTGASIPVITAKDQDGSDVKLAEAGKDGFTLVYFYPKADTPGCTKQACSLRDSYEKLTEQKVKVYGVSMDTVEAQKAFKEKYKLPFTLLSDKEGKVADAFGVPHVGGVAKRQAFLFKEGKLVWRDLTASTDEQAADVLKELEK from the coding sequence ATGAATCCTCTGCGCGCTCTTTCCGCCGTTGCCGGTCTTCTCGCCCTCCCTTTCGCGGCCATGGCCGCGGAGCCAATCGACACCGGAGCCTCTATTCCCGTGATCACCGCAAAGGATCAGGACGGTAGCGACGTCAAACTCGCCGAAGCCGGGAAAGACGGCTTCACCCTCGTTTATTTCTATCCGAAGGCCGATACCCCGGGCTGCACCAAGCAGGCCTGCTCGCTCCGCGACTCCTACGAAAAGCTCACCGAACAAAAGGTGAAGGTCTACGGGGTCAGCATGGACACCGTGGAAGCCCAAAAAGCCTTCAAGGAGAAGTACAAGCTCCCCTTCACCCTCCTCTCCGACAAGGAAGGCAAGGTCGCCGATGCCTTCGGAGTGCCTCACGTGGGCGGTGTGGCCAAGCGCCAAGCCTTCCTCTTCAAAGAGGGCAAGCTCGTCTGGCGTGACCTCACGGCCTCCACCGACGAACAAGCGGCGGACGTGCTGAAGGAACTGGAGAAGTAA
- a CDS encoding MBL fold metallo-hydrolase, with translation MLFRSLCRHAEIGANSYLLDTGNARVVLDAGLHPKHDGLEGIPRYDLLEEGSVDSVVVTHAHLDHIGSLPVLLRRQPQAKAFFSPAAAELATAMLHNSVNVMQAKRTELGITEYPLFTHRDIDEIERSFETRNLERPFDLDPEGHIRATFHDAGHVLGSTGITMQCNGHRVMYTGDVNFEDSTLIKGAIFPEEHVDALIIETTRGDSARRPDYTREDEEARLAEAIARTLDRRGSVLIPVFAMGKTQEILTMLHRFKKRGLISRKTPIYIGGLSTKMTVIYDKFAKGRTRRSDESFRILEDMELEAGTRKRKGPMPLQPGAIYCLSSGMMSENTVSNEFARAGFLENAKNSLFFVGYADPDSPAGQIRAGAQGEKILLDPKHPAVPRRCEMEVFDFSGHATRETLLEYIMKVRPKKAFLVHGDPKASAWFAAQLREKLPSTEAIIPEPGKDYEIG, from the coding sequence ATGCTGTTTCGTAGCCTTTGCCGCCACGCCGAGATCGGCGCGAATTCTTACCTTCTGGATACCGGCAACGCTCGCGTAGTCCTCGATGCCGGTCTTCACCCGAAGCATGACGGCCTGGAAGGCATCCCGCGGTACGATCTGCTGGAGGAAGGCTCGGTTGATTCCGTGGTCGTGACCCACGCCCACCTCGACCACATCGGCTCCCTCCCCGTCCTGCTGCGCCGTCAACCGCAGGCAAAAGCCTTCTTTTCCCCGGCCGCGGCCGAGCTTGCCACCGCGATGCTTCACAATTCCGTGAACGTCATGCAGGCCAAGCGCACGGAGCTCGGCATCACCGAGTATCCCCTTTTCACCCACCGGGACATCGATGAAATCGAGCGCTCCTTCGAGACCCGGAATCTCGAGCGCCCCTTCGATCTCGATCCGGAAGGCCATATCCGCGCCACTTTCCACGATGCCGGCCATGTCCTCGGCTCCACCGGCATCACCATGCAGTGCAATGGTCACCGGGTGATGTACACCGGAGACGTGAATTTCGAGGACTCTACCCTGATCAAGGGCGCGATTTTCCCGGAAGAGCACGTCGATGCCCTGATTATCGAGACCACCCGCGGCGATAGCGCGCGCCGCCCGGACTACACCCGTGAGGATGAGGAAGCCCGCCTCGCCGAGGCTATCGCCCGCACCTTGGACCGCCGGGGCTCCGTCCTGATTCCGGTTTTCGCCATGGGGAAGACCCAGGAGATCCTCACGATGCTCCACCGCTTCAAAAAGCGTGGTCTGATCTCCCGGAAAACCCCCATCTACATCGGCGGCCTGAGCACGAAGATGACCGTCATCTACGATAAGTTCGCAAAGGGCCGCACCCGCCGCAGCGACGAAAGCTTCCGCATCTTGGAGGACATGGAGTTGGAGGCCGGAACCCGTAAGCGAAAGGGTCCCATGCCCCTCCAGCCCGGCGCCATCTACTGCCTCTCCAGCGGCATGATGAGCGAGAATACCGTCTCGAACGAATTCGCCCGCGCCGGTTTCCTCGAAAACGCCAAGAACTCCCTCTTCTTCGTCGGCTACGCCGACCCCGATTCTCCAGCCGGCCAGATCCGTGCCGGTGCTCAGGGCGAAAAGATCCTGCTCGATCCCAAGCATCCCGCCGTGCCCCGTCGTTGTGAGATGGAGGTCTTCGACTTCAGCGGCCATGCCACCCGCGAGACGCTCCTCGAATACATCATGAAGGTCCGCCCAAAGAAGGCCTTCCTGGTGCACGGCGACCCGAAGGCCAGCGCATGGTTCGCAGCACAGCTCAGGGAGAAGCTGCCGTCGACCGAAGCCATTATCCCGGAGCCCGGTAAGGACTACGAGATAGGCTGA
- the uraD gene encoding 2-oxo-4-hydroxy-4-carboxy-5-ureidoimidazoline decarboxylase, whose amino-acid sequence MDRLSTADLNAMEKDGFVASLGAIYEHSEWVAWKVAEQRPFQDRAAIASAMRMAVETGTDEEKLALIRAHPDLAGKLARAGQLSESSTREQAGLGLDRLSDEEYERFSNLNDRYRERFGFPFVICVRMADRSGILSAFEQRLGNQVNAEISEALRQIHQIAKLRLADLIGE is encoded by the coding sequence ATGGATAGGCTATCGACAGCGGATCTGAATGCGATGGAGAAAGATGGCTTCGTGGCCAGCCTCGGAGCGATCTACGAGCATTCGGAATGGGTTGCTTGGAAAGTGGCTGAGCAAAGGCCGTTCCAAGACCGCGCCGCGATCGCCTCCGCGATGCGGATGGCGGTCGAAACCGGGACCGACGAGGAGAAACTGGCGCTGATCCGGGCGCATCCCGACCTCGCCGGGAAACTGGCGCGCGCCGGGCAGCTGAGCGAATCCTCCACCCGTGAGCAGGCCGGACTTGGTCTGGACCGGCTTTCGGATGAGGAGTATGAACGCTTCAGCAATCTTAATGACCGGTATCGCGAGCGGTTTGGTTTTCCTTTCGTGATCTGCGTCCGGATGGCCGACCGGTCCGGGATCTTGAGTGCCTTCGAGCAGCGCTTGGGAAATCAGGTCAACGCCGAGATTTCCGAGGCCCTGCGGCAGATCCACCAGATCGCCAAGCTGAGGCTCGCGGATCTGATTGGAGAGTAG
- the pucL gene encoding factor-independent urate hydroxylase: MATLESNRYGKFRVRVMKVIRHDETHHDVCEIEADVLLQGELDGSYLSEDNRSIIPTDTVKNTVHFLAHDQLGTCRTSFAQVIGKHFLETYPHLAGAEIELRERKWDRLSIDGTPHPHAFAHSANGEFFSRGSFSRGQAPVLSSGIRGHLIMKTTQSGFEGYNICEFTTLPPTSDRVFATRLGAEWSFDSTATDYCSADAAILTAAHEVFANTYSPSVQRTLFEIGELALARVPHISRIELKMPNVHFLSLDLTKLSRPNQNAVLLPTDEPHGEIEAVITR, translated from the coding sequence GTGGCAACGCTCGAATCCAACCGGTACGGAAAGTTCCGCGTCAGGGTGATGAAAGTCATCCGGCACGACGAAACCCACCACGATGTTTGCGAGATCGAGGCGGACGTGCTCCTGCAGGGGGAACTGGATGGCTCCTACCTCAGCGAGGACAACCGCTCGATCATCCCCACGGATACGGTAAAAAATACGGTACACTTTCTCGCCCACGATCAGCTCGGCACCTGCCGCACCAGCTTCGCCCAGGTGATCGGGAAGCACTTCTTGGAAACATATCCCCACCTCGCCGGCGCGGAGATCGAGCTGCGCGAGCGGAAATGGGACCGCCTGAGCATCGATGGCACGCCGCATCCCCACGCCTTCGCCCACTCTGCCAACGGTGAGTTCTTCTCGCGTGGCAGCTTCTCCCGTGGCCAGGCACCGGTCCTATCGTCCGGCATCCGGGGGCATCTGATAATGAAGACCACCCAATCCGGCTTCGAAGGCTACAATATCTGCGAGTTCACCACCCTGCCGCCAACCAGTGACCGCGTCTTCGCCACCCGCTTGGGCGCGGAGTGGTCCTTTGATTCCACCGCCACCGATTACTGCAGCGCGGATGCCGCCATCCTCACCGCCGCCCACGAGGTCTTCGCCAACACCTACAGCCCCTCGGTCCAACGCACCCTCTTCGAGATTGGCGAACTCGCCCTTGCACGTGTGCCCCACATTTCCCGCATCGAACTGAAAATGCCGAACGTCCACTTCCTAAGCCTCGACCTCACCAAGCTCAGCCGCCCGAACCAGAACGCAGTGCTCCTACCCACCGATGAACCCCACGGCGAAATCGAAGCCGTGATCACGCGCTAG
- the xdhC gene encoding xanthine dehydrogenase accessory protein XdhC, which produces MNPWQEITRCMEIGTELVVVTVAAARGSVPGETGAKMLVSREGLLSGTVGGGRIEARALEEAGQLLDSSEATRLHCWNLQQDIGMTCGGEMTLLFERIAAKPPWHIAIFGAGHIVQALVPVLASLSCQIDVVDTRRDWLQRLPSSANITTHHLATFEAGASLLNECSFVLSITKGHGSDVPVLREVLTLFPGIPFLGVIGSASKRAALLRDLREAGINESLLEKITCPLGLPIGDNDPHEIAISVAAQLLERRDRR; this is translated from the coding sequence ATGAATCCCTGGCAAGAGATCACCCGCTGCATGGAAATCGGCACCGAACTCGTCGTCGTCACCGTCGCTGCCGCACGTGGCAGCGTTCCCGGCGAGACAGGCGCCAAGATGCTCGTGAGCCGCGAGGGACTTCTCTCCGGCACGGTAGGCGGTGGCCGCATCGAAGCCCGCGCTTTGGAAGAAGCGGGGCAACTACTAGATTCATCGGAGGCCACCAGGCTCCACTGCTGGAATCTCCAGCAAGACATCGGCATGACCTGCGGCGGCGAGATGACCCTGCTCTTCGAACGCATCGCCGCCAAGCCACCCTGGCACATCGCCATCTTCGGCGCCGGTCATATCGTCCAAGCCCTTGTTCCGGTGCTCGCATCCCTTTCCTGCCAGATCGATGTCGTCGATACACGGCGGGACTGGCTCCAACGCCTTCCTTCCTCCGCCAATATCACAACACATCACCTCGCCACTTTCGAGGCCGGCGCCTCCCTGCTCAACGAATGCTCCTTCGTGCTCTCCATCACAAAGGGCCACGGCAGCGACGTTCCCGTTCTAAGGGAAGTCCTCACCCTCTTCCCAGGCATTCCCTTCCTTGGCGTCATCGGCAGCGCCTCGAAGCGCGCGGCTCTCCTGCGGGATCTTCGCGAAGCGGGCATCAACGAGTCGCTACTGGAAAAAATCACCTGTCCCCTCGGCCTTCCCATCGGCGATAACGACCCCCATGAGATCGCCATCAGTGTCGCGGCGCAGCTTCTCGAAAGGCGGGACAGGCGCTGA
- a CDS encoding arsinothricin resistance N-acetyltransferase ArsN1 family B: MKAIIRQATPQDAEEIQAIYEPVVQDSVISFEIDPPSAQEIRKRMAAIQQRFPWLVCEIDGKVAGYVYASPHHERAAYRWSSNVSVYIHQDYHRRGIGRALYTSLFALLKLQGFYNLYAGVTLPNEGSVGLHESMGFEPVGTYRNVGHKFGAWHDVGWWALTLRPHDAQPAAPFPAPSLQGSMEWQAAIDEGRAHLAPAGL; encoded by the coding sequence ATGAAGGCGATCATCCGGCAGGCCACGCCACAAGACGCGGAGGAGATCCAGGCGATCTACGAACCGGTCGTGCAGGATAGCGTCATCTCCTTCGAAATCGATCCGCCTTCGGCGCAAGAGATCCGGAAGCGCATGGCCGCCATTCAGCAACGATTCCCTTGGCTGGTCTGCGAGATCGACGGGAAAGTTGCTGGCTACGTCTATGCCTCTCCCCACCATGAACGCGCCGCCTACCGGTGGTCCTCGAATGTCTCCGTCTATATTCACCAAGACTATCACCGCCGCGGCATCGGCCGCGCACTCTACACCTCGCTGTTCGCTTTGCTAAAGCTTCAAGGTTTCTACAATCTCTATGCGGGCGTCACCCTACCGAACGAAGGCAGCGTCGGCCTCCACGAATCGATGGGCTTCGAGCCCGTCGGCACCTACCGGAACGTCGGCCACAAGTTCGGAGCCTGGCATGATGTGGGGTGGTGGGCCCTCACGCTTCGACCACACGATGCCCAGCCCGCTGCTCCTTTCCCGGCACCGTCGCTCCAAGGCAGCATGGAATGGCAAGCCGCCATCGACGAAGGAAGGGCACACCTCGCCCCCGCGGGGCTATAG
- the xdhB gene encoding xanthine dehydrogenase molybdopterin binding subunit: MTSPAILRVNGEALDVSAVPLHETVLDFLRRSGRTGTKCGCNEGDCGACSVLLVEPDGKLRAVNSCLAFVHVFAGREIRTVEGIAKGENLHPVQEAMISCHGSQCGYCTPGFIASMTEAWHAPEAPGDAAIADRLCGNLCRCTGYRPIHEAMKRSLEKHETRDEWDDWMKAGEIPAPAASSHVDGGVFLRPARIADALAFKKQHPDAVFVAGATEVAVLVNKRHARPTVMIALDGVRELAVIRRYEDAWEIGGAARLTDIQDALGGEYPALDEMFRWFGSRQIRHRATLGGNLATASPIGDSAPILLALDAVMVLVSADGEREVPIAEFFTGYRKTVLRAEELIRAIRIPRSPKGRVAFYKVSKRCEMDISIVAAGFRVVQDETGIVKEARLAFGGVAERPMRAMAVEEALIGRPLLIDEAVLDFLERSFTPLSDVRGSADYRCAVIRGLFEKFVADEVTETRVPAAHFDGGGGMVHESARGHVTGSARYVHDTALGRPMLEVWAIRSTVARGSLRKLDVSAVRKSPGVVAVLLAGDIPGANNSGPSRHDEPLLAEHEILFHGQALALVVGKSLEACRIAAAKVEIEIEELPPILGVKAAIEADSFHTDPHVLSRGDVGESLARSPQVLEGEFSFGGQEHFYLETHAAWAEADGEGGMYVSSSTQHPSEIQTIIAEALGMHRHQVVVESPRMGGGFGGKETQGNAIAALCAVAALKTGRTVRWQLDRDEDMVSTGKRHPFLAKYRVGYGEDGMLQAAEVRLFSDGGWSLDLSLPVTDRALFHLDNAYYIPNVHFEGRVAKTNIASNTAFRGFGGPQGMLVIEEIVGRIALRLGMPPEEVRRKNLYHGRGEANTTHYGAEIGDNRICRIWDELLETSEFAVRRREVDAWNEAHPHRKRGLAITPVKFGISFTLTHYNQAGALVLVYADGSVQVNHGGTEMGQGLHTKILGIAMRELGLPAASIRLMHTRTDKVPNTSATAASSGSDLNGMAVADACRQIRERLAPLAAEKIGCGPEEIRFSEGSAQGSGGSIGFADLAMLAYQRRVQLSAAGFYATPDLKWDWKVGKGKPFHYYACGAAVSEVEIDGFTGMNKVKRVDILHDVGDSLNAAVDRGQIEGGFVQGMGWLTREELKWNEKGVLLSHSASSYAIPTVSDVPEDFRVSLLKNASQERTIHGSKAVGEPPLMLAISVREAMRDAVSAFGRKGDFDLGSPCTGEAVKLSLRSIADLRER; encoded by the coding sequence ATGACGAGTCCTGCGATCCTGCGCGTGAATGGCGAGGCACTCGATGTGAGCGCGGTGCCGCTGCACGAGACGGTGCTGGATTTTCTGAGACGAAGCGGTCGCACGGGAACGAAGTGCGGTTGCAATGAGGGGGACTGCGGGGCCTGCTCGGTGTTGCTGGTGGAGCCGGATGGGAAGCTGCGTGCGGTGAACTCGTGCCTGGCTTTCGTGCATGTGTTTGCGGGCCGCGAGATCCGGACGGTGGAGGGAATCGCAAAGGGTGAGAACTTGCATCCGGTACAGGAGGCGATGATTTCATGCCATGGGTCGCAGTGTGGTTATTGCACGCCGGGCTTTATTGCCTCGATGACGGAAGCGTGGCACGCACCGGAGGCTCCGGGTGATGCGGCGATCGCTGACCGGCTTTGCGGGAACCTGTGCCGATGCACAGGGTATCGTCCGATTCATGAGGCGATGAAGCGTTCGCTCGAGAAACACGAGACGCGCGATGAGTGGGATGACTGGATGAAGGCGGGTGAGATTCCTGCGCCTGCGGCGAGCAGCCATGTGGACGGTGGAGTTTTTCTGAGGCCGGCGCGGATTGCCGATGCACTCGCTTTCAAGAAGCAGCATCCGGATGCGGTTTTTGTGGCGGGTGCTACGGAGGTCGCGGTGCTGGTAAACAAGCGTCATGCTCGACCCACCGTGATGATCGCGCTGGATGGAGTGCGGGAGTTGGCGGTGATCCGGCGGTATGAAGATGCTTGGGAGATCGGCGGCGCGGCGCGGCTGACGGATATCCAGGATGCCCTCGGCGGAGAGTATCCAGCGCTGGATGAAATGTTTCGTTGGTTTGGCTCCCGGCAGATCCGGCATCGTGCGACGCTGGGCGGGAACTTGGCCACGGCATCGCCGATCGGGGATAGCGCGCCGATCCTGCTAGCGCTGGATGCGGTGATGGTGCTCGTTTCCGCGGATGGCGAGCGCGAGGTGCCGATCGCGGAGTTTTTCACGGGCTACAGGAAGACCGTGCTGAGGGCGGAGGAATTGATCCGTGCGATCCGGATTCCGAGGAGTCCCAAAGGTAGGGTTGCCTTCTACAAGGTCTCGAAGCGTTGTGAGATGGATATCTCGATCGTCGCGGCGGGATTCCGCGTGGTGCAGGACGAGACTGGGATCGTCAAGGAGGCCCGGCTGGCCTTTGGTGGCGTGGCGGAGAGGCCGATGCGGGCGATGGCAGTGGAGGAGGCGCTGATCGGCAGGCCGCTGCTGATAGACGAGGCGGTGCTGGATTTTTTGGAGAGGTCGTTCACGCCACTGAGCGATGTGCGAGGAAGTGCGGACTACCGGTGCGCGGTGATACGCGGGTTGTTTGAGAAATTCGTTGCGGATGAAGTAACGGAGACTCGAGTGCCGGCTGCACATTTTGATGGTGGCGGCGGGATGGTGCATGAGAGCGCGCGTGGACATGTGACTGGTTCAGCGCGCTATGTGCATGACACCGCGCTGGGCCGACCGATGCTGGAGGTGTGGGCCATCCGTTCGACGGTGGCGCGCGGGAGCTTGCGGAAGCTGGATGTTTCCGCAGTGAGGAAATCGCCGGGTGTCGTGGCGGTCCTGCTGGCCGGGGATATTCCCGGAGCGAACAACAGCGGTCCCTCGCGGCATGATGAGCCGCTGCTGGCGGAGCATGAGATCCTCTTTCACGGCCAGGCGCTGGCTTTGGTGGTTGGCAAGTCCCTGGAGGCTTGCCGGATCGCGGCGGCAAAGGTGGAGATCGAGATTGAAGAGCTTCCGCCGATCCTCGGGGTAAAGGCGGCCATTGAAGCGGACTCCTTTCACACGGACCCGCATGTGCTGTCGCGCGGCGACGTGGGAGAGTCCTTGGCGAGGTCGCCACAGGTTCTGGAAGGCGAGTTTTCCTTTGGCGGGCAGGAGCACTTTTATCTAGAGACACATGCTGCCTGGGCGGAGGCGGACGGGGAAGGAGGCATGTATGTTTCCAGTTCCACGCAGCATCCTTCCGAGATCCAGACGATTATTGCGGAGGCACTGGGCATGCATCGTCATCAGGTGGTGGTCGAGTCTCCACGGATGGGCGGGGGATTCGGAGGAAAGGAGACCCAGGGGAATGCGATTGCCGCGCTGTGTGCCGTAGCGGCGCTGAAGACGGGCAGGACGGTCCGCTGGCAGCTGGATCGGGACGAAGACATGGTCTCAACGGGCAAACGTCATCCTTTCCTGGCGAAGTACCGGGTGGGCTATGGTGAGGACGGCATGCTTCAGGCCGCGGAGGTAAGACTCTTCTCCGATGGCGGATGGTCACTCGATCTCTCACTGCCAGTGACGGATCGGGCCTTGTTCCATCTCGATAACGCCTACTACATCCCCAACGTTCATTTCGAGGGCCGGGTCGCGAAGACGAATATCGCTTCGAATACCGCCTTCCGAGGGTTTGGCGGGCCGCAAGGCATGCTGGTCATCGAGGAGATCGTGGGACGCATTGCCTTGAGGCTGGGAATGCCTCCTGAGGAAGTGCGACGGAAGAATCTCTATCATGGTAGGGGCGAGGCGAATACGACCCACTACGGGGCGGAGATCGGTGACAATCGGATCTGCCGGATCTGGGATGAGCTACTGGAGACTTCAGAGTTTGCCGTGCGAAGGAGGGAGGTAGATGCCTGGAATGAAGCTCACCCGCATCGCAAGCGAGGCCTTGCGATCACGCCGGTGAAGTTTGGCATCAGCTTTACGCTGACTCACTACAACCAGGCGGGTGCTCTCGTTCTGGTCTATGCAGATGGCTCGGTGCAGGTGAACCATGGCGGCACCGAGATGGGGCAGGGCCTGCATACGAAGATCCTGGGCATCGCGATGCGCGAGCTCGGTCTCCCTGCGGCGAGTATCCGTCTGATGCACACGCGGACCGACAAGGTTCCGAACACCTCTGCCACGGCGGCGAGTTCGGGATCCGATCTCAATGGGATGGCGGTGGCGGATGCTTGCCGGCAGATCCGCGAACGCTTGGCACCGCTTGCCGCGGAGAAGATCGGTTGTGGGCCGGAAGAGATCCGCTTCTCCGAGGGATCAGCGCAGGGTTCTGGCGGTTCCATCGGCTTCGCGGACTTGGCGATGCTTGCGTATCAAAGGCGTGTCCAGCTTTCGGCGGCCGGCTTCTATGCCACGCCCGATTTGAAGTGGGATTGGAAGGTAGGGAAGGGGAAGCCTTTCCACTATTATGCCTGTGGTGCGGCGGTGAGCGAGGTGGAGATCGATGGCTTCACCGGCATGAACAAGGTCAAGCGGGTGGATATCCTGCATGATGTGGGTGACTCCCTGAATGCCGCGGTGGATCGCGGACAGATCGAGGGTGGCTTCGTGCAAGGGATGGGCTGGCTTACGCGAGAAGAACTGAAGTGGAATGAGAAGGGCGTGCTGCTTTCCCATAGCGCGAGCTCTTATGCCATTCCCACGGTCAGCGATGTGCCGGAGGATTTCCGTGTCTCGCTGCTCAAGAATGCGAGCCAAGAGCGCACGATTCATGGCAGCAAGGCGGTGGGAGAGCCGCCGTTGATGCTGGCGATCTCGGTGCGGGAGGCGATGCGTGATGCGGTGTCGGCCTTCGGACGGAAAGGGGATTTTGATCTGGGGTCCCCTTGCACTGGGGAGGCAGTGAAGTTGTCCCTACGCTCAATTGCGGATCTTCGGGAGAGGTAG
- a CDS encoding M20 family metallo-hydrolase codes for MSTVSLSRLDREIEELAAISAHPAPAVTRVLFSAEDLRAREWLTARAKDAGFRVRKDPVGNLFVCWEGSEPCLPAVATGSHTDAIPNAGKYDGVVGVLGGLEAMRQLKEAGHVPKRGIELIMFTSEEPTRFGIGCLGSRLMAGTTSPEEAGALRDAEGRSLDELREAAGCRGNLGAVKLSTGAYRAFVELHIEQGPMLEEKQIDIGIVEKIAAPSAFRLLLKGAGGHAGAVLMRERQDAFMAAAEIALLVEKAALESGSSDTVGTVGVVEVRPGAINSIPCDVKLEVDFRDTDREARDRALARIGDGTHALCRRRGVKIEWQVLNQDPPALCDPGLVKMVEAKAVAAGFSTSRMVSRAYHDSLFMARVCPTAMIFIPCFKGYSHRPDEYSSPEAIAKGVEVLKECLKELSLQ; via the coding sequence ATGTCCACCGTCTCCCTTAGCCGGCTCGATCGTGAGATCGAGGAGCTTGCCGCGATCTCCGCGCATCCTGCGCCGGCGGTGACGCGGGTGCTTTTCTCGGCGGAGGATTTGAGGGCCCGCGAGTGGTTGACGGCGCGGGCGAAGGACGCGGGCTTCCGCGTGCGGAAGGATCCGGTGGGGAATCTTTTCGTGTGCTGGGAAGGCAGCGAGCCCTGTCTGCCTGCAGTTGCGACCGGATCGCATACGGATGCGATCCCGAATGCAGGGAAGTATGACGGCGTGGTGGGTGTGCTGGGTGGCCTGGAGGCGATGCGTCAGTTGAAGGAAGCGGGGCACGTGCCGAAGCGGGGGATCGAGCTGATCATGTTCACTTCGGAGGAGCCGACGCGTTTCGGGATCGGTTGTCTGGGTAGCCGCTTGATGGCGGGGACGACTTCGCCGGAAGAGGCGGGTGCCTTGCGCGATGCGGAGGGGCGTTCGCTGGATGAGCTGCGGGAGGCTGCGGGATGTCGCGGGAATTTGGGTGCGGTGAAGCTTTCGACGGGCGCGTATCGGGCGTTCGTGGAGCTGCACATTGAGCAGGGCCCGATGCTTGAGGAGAAGCAGATCGATATCGGGATCGTGGAGAAGATTGCGGCACCATCGGCTTTCCGGCTCCTGCTGAAGGGTGCGGGCGGTCATGCGGGTGCGGTGCTGATGCGGGAGCGTCAGGATGCTTTCATGGCGGCGGCGGAGATCGCGCTGCTGGTGGAGAAGGCGGCGCTGGAGAGTGGCAGTTCTGATACGGTAGGTACCGTAGGTGTGGTGGAAGTGAGGCCCGGCGCGATCAATAGCATCCCCTGCGATGTGAAGCTGGAGGTGGACTTCCGCGATACCGATCGCGAGGCGCGGGATCGTGCGCTGGCGCGGATCGGTGACGGAACGCATGCGCTGTGCAGGCGTCGCGGCGTGAAGATTGAGTGGCAAGTGCTCAATCAGGATCCGCCTGCGCTTTGTGATCCGGGATTGGTGAAAATGGTGGAGGCGAAAGCAGTGGCTGCCGGGTTTTCCACGAGCCGGATGGTGAGCCGGGCTTATCATGATTCGCTTTTCATGGCGCGGGTTTGTCCGACGGCGATGATCTTCATCCCGTGCTTCAAGGGCTATAGCCATCGGCCGGACGAATATAGCTCGCCGGAGGCGATTGCGAAGGGGGTGGAGGTTTTGAAGGAGTGCTTGAAGGAATTGAGCCTGCAATGA
- the allE gene encoding (S)-ureidoglycine aminohydrolase, whose product MTPLFGNTRTRVALRHALITPDGHVPSAFPGWEGATAYVLISPAMGAEMSQMLVVYEAEGGTAWFPADEHEHAIYVEAGDVRAVWDDGDVTLADGGFLFVPSENVLALHGTEGTRLTIFRKMFEPVDNIEAPPAVHGHIADIPAEPFLGNEKAMLQTLLPIDSRYDLAMNIFTYQPGATLPFVETHVMEHGLLMLSGQGVYRLDEQYFPVKEGDAIWMAPYCPQWFVAMGDEPASYLYYKDVHRLP is encoded by the coding sequence ATGACTCCGCTTTTCGGCAATACCCGCACCCGCGTCGCCCTCCGCCATGCCTTGATCACTCCGGACGGCCACGTGCCGAGTGCCTTTCCCGGTTGGGAGGGTGCGACGGCTTACGTCCTGATTTCCCCGGCGATGGGGGCGGAGATGAGCCAGATGCTGGTGGTCTATGAGGCGGAAGGTGGCACGGCGTGGTTTCCCGCAGATGAGCATGAGCACGCGATCTACGTGGAGGCGGGAGATGTGCGCGCAGTGTGGGATGATGGCGATGTGACGCTGGCGGATGGTGGCTTCCTTTTCGTGCCGTCCGAGAACGTGCTGGCGCTGCATGGCACGGAAGGCACGCGTCTGACGATCTTTCGCAAGATGTTCGAGCCGGTGGACAACATCGAGGCGCCACCGGCGGTGCACGGGCATATCGCGGACATTCCGGCCGAGCCATTTCTCGGCAATGAGAAGGCGATGCTGCAGACGCTGCTGCCGATCGATTCGCGCTATGACCTGGCGATGAATATTTTCACGTATCAGCCCGGAGCGACGCTGCCCTTTGTGGAGACGCACGTGATGGAACACGGTCTGCTGATGCTTTCCGGGCAGGGCGTTTACCGGCTGGACGAGCAGTATTTTCCCGTGAAGGAGGGTGATGCGATCTGGATGGCGCCGTATTGCCCGCAGTGGTTCGTCGCAATGGGGGACGAGCCTGCCAGCTATCTCTACTACAAGGATGTCCACCGTCTCCCTTAG